A genome region from Meriones unguiculatus strain TT.TT164.6M chromosome 19, Bangor_MerUng_6.1, whole genome shotgun sequence includes the following:
- the Zp4 gene encoding zona pellucida sperm-binding protein 4: MARQSLKSTLGLLPGILLCFPFCPPLSGQHVAEMPGVLHCGLQGFQFTVNLSLEAKSLMLTAWDSQGLPHRLKNDSDCGTWVMDSPGGFLALEVNYSSCYVTLEGSYYVMTVGLQEANVAEDMAGTRKRLLKCPLDLRASDVPSTEVCSAVPVKERLSCAPSPTSPQDCEELGCCYSSEEEEAGSCYYGNTVTFHCTREGRFSIAVSRNVTSPPLHLGSLHLVFRNDSECDPVMTTPTFVLFQFPVTSCGTRRQITGDQAVYENELVAIRDVRAWGRGSITRDSIFRLRVSCTYSVLSNTSPINLQVLTLPPPLPKPQPGSLSLELQIAKDRNYSSYYGADDYPLVKLLQDPIYVEVSILHRTDPSLGLLLDQCWATPSPNPFHQLQWPILVKGCPYAGDNYQTKRIPVQKAPDPFPSHHQRFSISTFSFTNAGREGQDFGGQVYLHCSAWVCQPAGTPSCTVICPASRRKRKSELYFENSTASISSKGPLILLHTTEDPADLLHRYPGTSVDSPALWVVVLSATMIIVGVLFISYSALRKRR; encoded by the exons ATGGCGAGGCAGTCTCTGAAGAGCACTCTGGGGCTCCTGCCAGGCATCTTACTGTGTTTCCCATTCTGTCCTCCTTTGAGTGGCCAGCATGTGGCAGAGATGCCTGGTGTGTTGCACTGTGGGCTACAGGGCTTCCAGTTCACTGTGAACCTCAGCCTGGAGGCCAAGAGTCTTATGCTAACAGCTTGGG ATAGCCAAGGGCTGCCGCACAGGCTGAAGAATGATTCCGACTGTGGTACGTGGGTGATGGACAGTCCTGGTGGCTTTCTGGCATTGGAAGTGAACTATAGTAGCTGCTATGTCACTCTGGAG GGCTCCTACTACGTTATGACGGTTGGACTTCAAGAGGCAAATGTAGCTGAAGATATGGCAGGAACAAGAAAGAGACTGCTTAAGTGCCCTTTGGATCTTCGAG CCTCAGATGTTCCAAGTACTGAAGTGTGCAGTGCTGTGCCAGTAAAGGAAAGACTGTCCTGTGCTCCCTCGCCAACATCTCCACAAGACTGTGAAGAGCTGGGCTGCTGCTACAGCtctgaagaggaagaggcaggctcgTGTTACTATGGAAACACAG TGACCTTCCATTGCACCAGAGAGGGCCGCTTCTCCATTGCTGTGTCCAGGAATGTGACCTCGCCGCCCCTGCACTTGGGTTCACTACACTTGGTCTTCAGGAATGACAGTGAGTGTGACCCTGTGATGACAACACCCACCTTTGTCCTGTTCCAATTTCCAGTTACTTCCTGCGGGACCAGACGTCAG ATCACTGGAGACCAGGCTGTATATGAAAATGAGCTAGTGGCCATTCGGGATGTGAGAGCTTGGGGAAGAGGTTCTATTACCCGAGACAGCATCTTCAG GCTCCGAGTCAGCTGCACTTACTCCGTTCTCAGCAACACATCCCCAATTAACTTGCAAGTGCTGACTCTGCCACCACCCCTTCCTAAGCCCCAGCCTGGATCTCTCTCTCTGGAACTTCAGATTGCCAAGG ATAGAAACTATAGCTCCTACTATGGTGCAGATGACTACCCACTGGTGAAATTACTCCAGGATCCTATTTATGTGGAGGTCTCCATCCTTCACAGAACAGATCCCTCCTTGGGGCTGCTGCTAGATCAATGTTGGGCCACACCTAGCCCTAACCCTTTTCATCAACTGCAGTGGCCAATCCTGGTGAAGGG ATGCCCATATGCTGGAGACAACTATCAGACGAAAAGGATCCCTGTCCAGAAAGCACCAGATCCCTTTCCTTCTCATCATCAACGCTTCAGCATCTCCACCTTCAGCTTCACCAATGCTGGAAGGGAGGGGCAGGATTTTGGTGGACAG GTCTATCTGCACTGCAGTGCATGGGTCTGCCAGCCTGCTGGGACACCTTCCTGTACGGTCATATGCCCTGCTTCCAGAA GAAAGAGAAAATCTGAGCTTTATTTTGAGAACAGCACTGCCAGCATATCTAGCAAGGGCCCCCTGATCCTTCTCCACACCACTGAGGATCCTGCAGACCTGCTTCACAGATACCCAG GCACCTCCGTGGATTCTCCTGCTCTGTGGGTGGTAGTACTTTCTGCAACCATGATCATCGTTGGAGTCTTGTTCATATCCTACTCGGCCCTCAGAAAACGGAGATAA